A region of Massilia sp. WG5 DNA encodes the following proteins:
- the murF gene encoding UDP-N-acetylmuramoyl-tripeptide--D-alanyl-D-alanine ligase: protein MRGSLAQLTASIEGARMTRDASFEGVSTDSRSAPAGALFVALRGETFDAHDFLDQVAARKVAAVVVEKLPEDFPLPALVVPDTLAALGRIGNAWRSQFAIPVIGVTGSNGKTTVKEMIAAILAASVGEEARLATQGNLNNEIGVPLTVMRLTGAHRAAVVELGMNHPGEIARLAAIAAPTVALVNNAQREHQEFMHTVEAVARENGSVLQALPSDGVAVFPGDDEYTALWRGLAGDRATLTFGLSEACDVRATYTPNAFGSELQVTAPQGQFNIKLSAAGEHNVRNALAACACALAAGISRGAIVRGLEAFAPVSGRLQRKQAVNGATVIDDSYNANPDSVRAAIDVLAQANAPRILVLGDMGEVGTQGPQFHEEIGAYAASRGIDTVLVTGALARHMTGAGAQHFEQFDDLLAALDKQLGSKSDATVLVKGSRFMKMERAVQHLVQSQNTGKDSH from the coding sequence ATGCGCGGTTCGCTCGCACAATTGACCGCTTCGATCGAAGGCGCGCGCATGACGCGCGACGCCTCCTTCGAAGGCGTGTCGACCGACAGCCGTTCGGCCCCGGCCGGCGCGCTGTTCGTCGCGCTGCGCGGCGAAACCTTCGATGCCCACGACTTCCTCGACCAGGTCGCCGCCAGGAAGGTGGCGGCCGTGGTGGTGGAGAAGCTGCCGGAAGACTTCCCGCTGCCGGCCCTGGTGGTGCCGGACACGCTGGCGGCGCTGGGCCGCATCGGCAATGCCTGGCGCAGCCAGTTCGCGATTCCCGTGATCGGCGTCACCGGCAGCAACGGCAAGACCACGGTCAAGGAAATGATCGCGGCGATCCTGGCCGCCAGCGTCGGCGAGGAAGCGCGCCTGGCCACCCAGGGCAATCTGAACAACGAGATCGGCGTGCCGCTGACCGTGATGCGCCTGACCGGCGCGCACCGCGCCGCCGTGGTCGAACTGGGCATGAACCATCCGGGCGAGATCGCCCGCCTGGCCGCCATCGCGGCCCCGACCGTCGCCCTGGTCAACAACGCCCAGCGCGAGCACCAGGAGTTCATGCACACCGTGGAAGCGGTGGCGCGCGAGAACGGCTCGGTGCTGCAGGCGCTGCCTTCGGACGGCGTCGCCGTATTCCCCGGCGATGACGAGTACACCGCGCTGTGGCGCGGGCTGGCAGGGGATCGTGCGACGCTGACTTTCGGCCTGTCCGAAGCCTGCGACGTGCGCGCGACCTACACGCCGAACGCCTTTGGCAGCGAGCTGCAGGTCACTGCGCCGCAGGGACAGTTCAACATCAAACTTTCCGCCGCGGGCGAGCACAACGTGCGCAACGCCCTGGCGGCCTGCGCCTGCGCGCTGGCCGCCGGCATCTCCCGGGGCGCCATCGTGCGCGGCCTGGAAGCTTTCGCGCCCGTCAGCGGCCGCCTGCAACGCAAGCAGGCCGTCAACGGCGCCACCGTGATCGACGACAGCTACAACGCCAACCCGGATTCGGTGCGCGCCGCCATCGACGTGCTCGCGCAGGCGAACGCGCCGCGCATCCTGGTGCTGGGCGACATGGGCGAGGTCGGCACGCAGGGACCGCAGTTCCACGAAGAGATCGGCGCCTACGCAGCAAGCCGCGGCATCGATACCGTGCTCGTCACCGGCGCATTGGCGCGCCACATGACGGGCGCGGGAGCGCAACACTTTGAGCAGTTCGACGATTTATTGGCAGCACTGGATAAGCAACTGGGCAGCAAATCCGACGCAACTGTGTTGGTGAAGGGCTCGCGCTTCATGAAGATGGAACGCGCGGTCCAGCATCTCGTTCAATCACAAAACACTGGCAAGGATTCTCACTAA
- the mraY gene encoding phospho-N-acetylmuramoyl-pentapeptide-transferase, producing the protein MLLWLAQYFQDYVGPMRIFNYITFRAVFATITAIAIGLLCGPAVIRKLTAMKVGQAVRAYGPQTHLAKHGTPTMGGVLVLISIAFSTLLWCDLSNRLIWPVLVVTLGFGAIGWVDDYRKVVYKDPEGMRSGEKYFWMSLIGIASSLYLAFSVSAATPWEVWQLFFAWVQSGFSMDLPPKADLIVPFFKTISYPLGVWGFIALTYCVIVGASNAVNFTDGLDGLAIMPTVMVGGALGLFAYLTGNATYSKYLFIPHIPGAGELLIFCGAMAGAGLAFLWYNAHPAQMFMGDVGALALGGALGTIAVIVRQEIVLFIMGGVFVAETLSVIIQVSWFKYTKKRYGAGRRVFLMAPLHHHFEQKGWKETKVVVRFWIVTIILVLVGVSTLKLR; encoded by the coding sequence ATGCTTCTCTGGCTCGCACAATATTTTCAGGACTATGTCGGTCCGATGCGGATTTTTAACTACATCACCTTCCGTGCGGTGTTCGCGACCATCACCGCGATCGCCATCGGCCTGCTGTGCGGACCGGCCGTGATCCGCAAGCTGACCGCGATGAAGGTCGGCCAGGCGGTGCGCGCCTACGGCCCGCAAACCCACCTGGCCAAGCACGGCACCCCGACCATGGGCGGCGTGCTGGTCCTGATCTCGATCGCCTTTTCGACCCTGCTGTGGTGCGACCTGTCCAACCGCCTGATCTGGCCAGTACTGGTGGTGACCCTGGGCTTCGGCGCGATCGGCTGGGTCGACGACTACCGCAAGGTGGTCTACAAGGACCCGGAAGGCATGCGTTCGGGCGAAAAATACTTCTGGATGTCGCTGATCGGCATCGCATCCTCGCTCTACCTGGCGTTCTCGGTCTCGGCCGCGACCCCGTGGGAAGTGTGGCAATTGTTCTTCGCCTGGGTGCAGTCGGGCTTCTCGATGGACCTGCCGCCCAAGGCCGACCTGATCGTCCCCTTCTTCAAGACCATCAGCTATCCGCTGGGCGTATGGGGCTTCATCGCGCTGACCTATTGCGTGATCGTGGGCGCCTCCAACGCCGTCAACTTCACCGACGGCCTGGACGGCCTGGCCATCATGCCGACCGTGATGGTGGGCGGCGCGCTGGGCCTGTTCGCCTACCTGACCGGTAACGCGACCTATTCGAAATACCTGTTCATCCCGCACATCCCGGGGGCCGGCGAACTGCTGATCTTCTGCGGTGCGATGGCGGGCGCGGGCCTGGCCTTCCTCTGGTACAACGCACATCCGGCCCAGATGTTCATGGGCGACGTCGGCGCGCTGGCGCTGGGCGGCGCGCTCGGCACCATCGCCGTCATCGTGCGCCAGGAGATCGTCCTGTTCATCATGGGCGGCGTGTTCGTGGCCGAGACCCTGTCGGTGATCATCCAGGTGAGCTGGTTCAAGTACACCAAGAAGCGCTACGGCGCCGGCCGCCGCGTGTTCCTGATGGCGCCGCTGCACCACCATTTCGAACAGAAGGGCTGGAAGGAAACCAAGGTCGTGGTGCGTTTCTGGATCGTGACCATCATCCTGGTCCTGGTCGGTGTCTCGACCCTCAAACTGCGTTAA
- the murD gene encoding UDP-N-acetylmuramoyl-L-alanine--D-glutamate ligase: MNYEGKTALVLGLGESGLAMAQWLARCGASVRVADTRAEPQRLPALREAVPAAEFIGGGFGAGLLDGVDFVAVSPGLAPERELAELGPAASARNIPVWGEIELFAQALSDLKATRGYAPKVIAITGTNGKTTVTSLTGLLCRRAGLSTRVAGNISPAALDVLREVLDKDDLPQAWVLELSSFQLHTSFSLNPDAATVLNVTQDHLDWHGSMTAYAFDKARIFGKDTVRVLNRDDATVMRMASPDAQVTSFGTGEPDAPGSFGLVNERGVLWLANANPAEEPEKKRRRGASSNEPEEQQELFINRLMPADALRIRGIHNASNALAALALCRACGLPLAPLLHGLRDYQGEPHRVELVASIDEVEYYDDSKGTNVGATVAALEGLGQTFGETGRQILLIAGGDGKGQDFAPLAAPCSRYVKAVLLIGRDAPGIKAAIEPSGVPCFDLPDLPAATRRAAGLAKSGDVVLLSPACASLDMFTNYAHRAQVFVDAVREIALEKGQDI, translated from the coding sequence ATGAACTACGAAGGCAAAACCGCACTGGTACTCGGGCTCGGCGAATCGGGCCTCGCGATGGCGCAATGGCTGGCGCGCTGCGGCGCGTCCGTGCGCGTGGCCGACACGCGCGCCGAGCCGCAACGCCTGCCCGCGCTGCGCGAGGCAGTGCCGGCCGCCGAGTTCATCGGCGGCGGTTTCGGCGCCGGGCTGCTGGACGGCGTCGATTTCGTGGCCGTCAGCCCCGGCCTGGCGCCGGAGCGCGAGCTCGCCGAGCTTGGCCCGGCCGCAAGCGCCCGCAATATCCCGGTGTGGGGCGAGATCGAGCTGTTCGCCCAGGCCCTGTCCGACCTGAAGGCCACCCGCGGCTACGCCCCGAAAGTCATCGCCATCACCGGCACCAACGGCAAGACCACCGTCACCAGCCTGACCGGCCTGCTGTGCCGCCGCGCCGGCCTGAGCACGCGCGTGGCCGGCAACATCAGCCCGGCCGCATTGGACGTGCTGCGCGAAGTCCTCGACAAGGACGATTTGCCCCAGGCCTGGGTGCTGGAACTGTCCAGCTTCCAGCTGCACACCAGCTTCAGCCTGAACCCGGACGCCGCCACCGTCCTGAACGTCACCCAGGACCACCTGGACTGGCACGGCAGCATGACGGCCTATGCCTTCGACAAGGCGCGCATCTTCGGCAAGGACACGGTCCGCGTGCTGAACCGCGACGACGCCACCGTGATGCGCATGGCCAGCCCGGACGCCCAGGTCACGAGCTTCGGCACCGGCGAACCGGATGCGCCGGGCAGTTTCGGCCTGGTGAACGAACGCGGCGTGCTGTGGCTGGCGAATGCGAATCCGGCGGAAGAGCCGGAAAAGAAACGCCGCCGTGGCGCGTCCTCGAATGAGCCGGAAGAGCAGCAGGAGCTGTTCATCAACCGCCTGATGCCGGCCGACGCGCTGCGCATCCGCGGCATCCACAATGCCTCGAACGCGCTGGCCGCGCTGGCCCTGTGCCGCGCCTGCGGCCTGCCGCTGGCGCCGCTGCTGCACGGCCTGCGCGACTACCAGGGCGAGCCGCACCGCGTCGAGCTGGTCGCCAGCATCGACGAGGTCGAGTACTACGATGACAGCAAGGGCACCAACGTCGGCGCCACCGTCGCCGCGCTGGAAGGCCTGGGCCAGACCTTCGGCGAGACCGGCCGCCAGATCCTCCTGATCGCCGGCGGCGACGGCAAGGGCCAGGACTTCGCGCCGCTGGCCGCCCCATGCTCGCGCTATGTGAAGGCGGTGCTGCTGATCGGCCGCGACGCACCAGGCATCAAGGCCGCCATCGAGCCGAGCGGCGTGCCGTGCTTCGACCTGCCGGACCTGCCGGCCGCGACCCGCCGCGCCGCCGGCCTGGCGAAATCAGGCGACGTGGTGCTGCTGTCGCCGGCCTGCGCCAGCCTGGACATGTTCACGAACTATGCGCACCGCGCCCAGGTGTTCGTCGACGCCGTGCGCGAGATCGCGCTCGAGAAGGGCCAGGACATCTGA